The genomic region TGGCGGAATCTCCAGGGCGAGAATTCAACCCGCTATTTTTATGTGGCGGCGTGGGGTTAGGAAAAACTCACCTGATGCAGGCGATCGGTCACTATCGCTTAGAAATTGATGCAAATTCTAAAATTTTCTACGTTTCTACCGAGCAATTCACAAACGATTTGATTGCTTCGATCCGCAAAGATAGTATGCAGAGTTTTCGAGAGCATTATCGTGCTGCCGATATTTTATTAGTCGATGATATTCAATTTATTGAAGGTAAAGAATACACGCAAGAAGAATTTTTTCATACATTTAATACGCTGCATGAAGCGGGAAAACAAGTCGTTCTAGCATCAGACCGTCCGCCAAACCAAATTCCCAAGTTGCAGGCTCGCTTGTGTTCTCGATTCTCAATGGGATTGATTGCCGATATTCAGCCGCCAGATTTTGAAACTAGAATGGCAATTTTACAGAAAAAGGCAGAGTATGAAAATATGCGTCTGCCCAGAAACGTGATTGAGTATATTGCCTCAAATTACACTTCTAATATTAGAGAATTAGAAGGAGCTTTGATTCGTGCTGTCGCTTATATTTCTATTTCTGGCTTATCTATGACAGTGGAAAATCTTCGACCAGTTTTAAATCCAGGCATAGAAAAAGTAGCTGCTTCAGCTGAATCGGTGATGATGGTCGTCGCCGACGTTTATAATGTCTCGCTTGAAGATTTGAAAGGCAATTCACGACGCAGAGAAATTAGTTGGGCGCGACAAATTGGCATGTATTTAATGCGACAGTATACAGATTTGAGTTTACCGAGAATTGGCGAAGAATTCGGCGGGAAAGACCATACCACCGTACTGTATAGTTGTGAGAAAATTTCTCAGCTCAAGGATAGCGATCCCAGTTTAGAACAAAAGTTAAGACAATTAGCCGATCGCATTAGCATTACGAGTCGTTCGCGGAACTAAACTATGGATAATGAAAAGCAAGCCAGCAGACTAACGAGTTGGCGCACAGTCGGGGGTTACTGATGAGGAAAGACTGGCTGCAATTCGCTGCTGAGACCGTATTACCGATCGCATTTTCCATCTCTAACTCCTTACACCTCACGAAAGGTACAAGCATTAGAGCGAGCCAGCAAGTTATAATCTTTGCGGATGGCAATTGTGTAGAAATTTGTAGCTATGAGTAATCCTCTGGTTCATGCCTTCTTTGTTGGTAGGGCAGCGGCTGAAATTGTCAGCGAAAAGTTAGAAAATGCATTGACCGATGCTCTGAGCGAATTAGGTAAATTTGATGCTGAAGCACGAGAGCAACTGCGGCAATTTACCGAACAGGTGACGGAGCGCGCAGAGCGGGAAATGGAAGTGTCGAATGTAGGTAGAAGTACTACGGAGATAGTGCCTCAAAGCTCGCAACCTACCGACTTGCAGGCAACAATCGACGATATGCGGGCTGAAATTGCCTTACTGCGGGCTGAATTACAACGCTATCGCAGCAACTCCCTCTAACAGCATCTCTTACCCCTTACCCCTTACTGCTCGATCAGTGTCTGTTTTTTCTGCCGACTCCGCCCAAATTACAAGTTACGCCGATCGCATGGAGAAGACTTACACGAATAAGTCCTATCGTTGGAACCGCGAAAATTACTCGCGCCAACGACGGTTCGTAGACATTTGGATGTTTGTCCTGACACTATTGTTTGGATTGTGGCTAGATGGAAAAGCTTGGAGCTATCCAGGCGGCGTAACTGAAGCTAGAAAGATTGCTAGGCGCAAAAAACAGGCAATCTGGATTCGCAATACTTTATTGGATCTGGGTCCGACCTTTATCAAAGTCGGACAGCTATTCTCTACCCGCGCCGATCTATTTCCTAGCGAATATGTCGAGGAACTCGCAAAGCTCCAGGATCGGGTTCCTGCCTTTGGCTACGAGCAAGTAGAAACAACGGTAGAACGAGAATTAGGCAAAAAGATTCCCGAATTGTTTCATAGTTTTGAGCCAATACCTCTAGCAGCGGCAAGTTTAGGTCAAGTCCATAAAGCTAAGTTGCGATCGGGTGAGGAGGTTGTTGTCAAAATACAACGCCCTGGATTAAAAAAACTGTTTGAAATTGACCTAGCGATTCTCAAAGGTATTACACGCTAC from Chroococcidiopsis sp. SAG 2025 harbors:
- a CDS encoding DUF6825 family protein, with the translated sequence MSNPLVHAFFVGRAAAEIVSEKLENALTDALSELGKFDAEAREQLRQFTEQVTERAEREMEVSNVGRSTTEIVPQSSQPTDLQATIDDMRAEIALLRAELQRYRSNSL
- the dnaA gene encoding chromosomal replication initiator protein DnaA: MDLSPDNLWTQVLERLQLQLSRPSFESWIKTANAERLEDNSLTICTPNAFHRNWLQKRYIKTIADTVQDILGYPVEIHVTVAQGDESVRFAESEVARSSLSNDTTPKASPSNNVKPPELNQKYVFSRFVVGSNSRMAHAAALAVAESPGREFNPLFLCGGVGLGKTHLMQAIGHYRLEIDANSKIFYVSTEQFTNDLIASIRKDSMQSFREHYRAADILLVDDIQFIEGKEYTQEEFFHTFNTLHEAGKQVVLASDRPPNQIPKLQARLCSRFSMGLIADIQPPDFETRMAILQKKAEYENMRLPRNVIEYIASNYTSNIRELEGALIRAVAYISISGLSMTVENLRPVLNPGIEKVAASAESVMMVVADVYNVSLEDLKGNSRRREISWARQIGMYLMRQYTDLSLPRIGEEFGGKDHTTVLYSCEKISQLKDSDPSLEQKLRQLADRISITSRSRN